The proteins below come from a single Streptomyces sp. MRC013 genomic window:
- a CDS encoding AAA domain-containing protein: protein MRSEVPDPSSAAAAATRSILEDTLRGGARGVVVDSPPGAGKSTLVVRAALELAAAGRPLMVVAQTNAQVDDLVLRIAEKEPELPVGRLHASDADAYDKALDGLDQVVKSAKAADLAGLPVVVSTAAKWAHVKGVGPWRHAIVDEAYQMRSDALLAVAGLFERALFVGDPGQLDPFSVVGAEQWAGLSYDPSASAVSTLLAHNPELPQHRLPVSWRLPASAAPLVSEAFYPYTPFRAGTGPGDRRLAFGAASDGSAADRVLDEAAESGWGLLELPARHTPRTDPEAVRACALVVRRLLDRGAAAVSERAGHPVPVTADRVAVGTAHRDQAAAVRAALADLGVPGVTVDTANRLQGREYDVTVVLHPLSGRPDATAFHLETGRLCVLVSRHRHACVVVCREGVADLLDEHPSTEPVQLGVTVRFPDGWEANHAVLSHLSEHRVRLRP from the coding sequence GTGAGAAGCGAAGTGCCCGACCCGTCGTCGGCGGCGGCCGCGGCGACCCGCTCCATCCTGGAGGACACCCTCCGCGGGGGCGCGCGGGGCGTCGTCGTGGACTCTCCGCCCGGTGCGGGCAAGTCGACGCTGGTGGTGCGCGCCGCGCTGGAGCTGGCCGCCGCGGGCCGCCCCCTGATGGTGGTCGCGCAGACGAACGCGCAGGTCGACGACCTGGTGCTGCGGATCGCCGAGAAGGAGCCCGAGCTGCCCGTGGGGCGGCTGCACGCGAGCGACGCGGACGCGTACGACAAGGCGCTGGACGGGCTGGACCAGGTCGTGAAGTCGGCGAAGGCGGCGGACCTGGCCGGACTGCCGGTGGTCGTCTCCACCGCGGCGAAGTGGGCGCACGTGAAGGGCGTCGGGCCGTGGCGGCACGCCATCGTCGACGAGGCGTACCAGATGCGGTCGGACGCGCTGCTGGCGGTGGCGGGGTTGTTCGAACGGGCGCTGTTCGTGGGCGACCCGGGGCAGCTGGACCCGTTCTCGGTGGTGGGCGCCGAGCAGTGGGCGGGCCTGTCGTACGACCCGTCGGCGAGCGCCGTGTCGACGCTGCTGGCGCACAACCCGGAGCTGCCCCAGCACCGGTTGCCGGTGTCGTGGCGGCTGCCCGCCTCGGCGGCGCCGCTCGTGTCGGAGGCGTTCTACCCGTACACGCCGTTCCGCGCGGGCACCGGCCCCGGCGACCGGCGGCTGGCGTTCGGCGCGGCGTCGGACGGCTCGGCGGCCGACCGGGTGCTGGACGAGGCGGCGGAGTCCGGCTGGGGCCTGCTGGAGCTGCCGGCCCGCCACACGCCGCGCACGGACCCGGAGGCCGTCCGGGCGTGCGCGCTGGTGGTACGGCGCCTGCTGGACCGGGGCGCGGCGGCCGTCAGCGAACGCGCCGGGCACCCCGTGCCCGTCACGGCGGACCGCGTCGCGGTCGGCACCGCCCACCGCGACCAGGCGGCCGCCGTCCGCGCGGCCCTCGCCGACCTGGGGGTCCCCGGCGTGACGGTCGACACGGCGAACCGGCTGCAGGGCCGCGAGTACGACGTGACGGTCGTCCTGCACCCCCTGTCGGGCCGCCCCGACGCGACGGCGTTCCACCTGGAGACGGGCCGGCTGTGCGTCCTGGTGTCCCGCCACCGCCACGCGTGCGTGGTGGTCTGCCGCGAGGGCGTCGCGGACCTGCTGGACGAGCACCCGTCGACGGAACCGGTCCAGCTGGGGGTGACGGTCAGGTTCCCGGACGGCTGGGAGGCGAACCACGCGGTCCTCTCGCACCTGTCGGAGCACCGCGTCCGCCTGCGCCCCTGA
- a CDS encoding helix-turn-helix domain-containing protein: MSQDSAAPETGRRLSGRRRREVVAVMLFSGGPIFESSIPLSVFGVDRQDAGVPRYRLLVCAGEEGPLRTTGGLELSAPYGLEAISRAGTVVVPAWRSITSPPPAEALDALRRAHEEGARIVSLCTGAFVLAAAGLLDGRPATTHWMYAPTLAKRYPSVHVDPRELFVDDGDVLTSAGTAAGIDLCLHIVRTDHGTEAAGALARRLVVPPRRTGGQERYLDRSLPEEIGADPLAEVVAWALEHLHEQFDVETLAARAYMSRRTFDRRFRSLTGSAPLQWLITQRVLQAQRLLETSDYSVDEVAGRCGFRSPVALRGHFRRQLGSSPAAYRAAYRARRPQGDGVPPVAEPVVPPQGGHGPGLRRPAAVGVGGGEPGKQHVDALTSGRASLPGQRSAP; the protein is encoded by the coding sequence ATGAGCCAGGACTCCGCCGCACCGGAGACCGGACGCAGACTGTCCGGGCGCCGCCGTCGCGAGGTCGTCGCCGTCATGCTGTTCAGCGGCGGCCCCATCTTCGAGAGTTCCATCCCACTTTCGGTGTTCGGGGTTGACCGCCAGGACGCCGGAGTCCCGCGCTACAGGCTGCTGGTCTGCGCGGGCGAGGAAGGGCCATTGCGCACGACCGGGGGACTCGAACTCTCCGCACCGTACGGCCTGGAGGCGATCAGCAGAGCGGGCACCGTCGTCGTGCCGGCATGGCGGTCGATCACGTCGCCGCCGCCCGCCGAGGCGCTCGACGCGCTGCGCCGCGCGCACGAGGAGGGCGCCAGGATCGTCAGCCTGTGCACCGGCGCCTTCGTACTGGCCGCCGCCGGTTTACTGGACGGGCGGCCCGCCACCACGCACTGGATGTACGCGCCGACGCTCGCCAAGCGCTACCCGTCGGTCCACGTGGACCCGCGGGAGCTGTTCGTCGACGACGGCGACGTGCTGACGTCCGCGGGGACGGCGGCCGGCATCGACCTGTGCCTTCACATAGTGCGGACCGACCACGGCACGGAGGCCGCCGGCGCGCTCGCCCGGCGACTCGTCGTGCCGCCGCGCCGCACCGGGGGCCAGGAGCGGTACCTGGACCGGTCCCTGCCCGAGGAGATCGGCGCCGACCCGCTGGCCGAGGTGGTGGCGTGGGCGCTGGAGCACCTCCACGAGCAGTTCGACGTGGAGACGCTCGCCGCCCGGGCGTACATGAGCCGGCGGACCTTCGACCGGAGGTTCCGCTCGCTCACCGGCAGCGCGCCGCTGCAGTGGCTGATCACCCAGCGGGTGCTCCAGGCCCAGCGGCTGCTGGAGACCTCCGACTACTCGGTCGACGAGGTCGCCGGGCGCTGCGGCTTCCGCTCGCCCGTGGCGCTGCGCGGCCACTTCCGGCGCCAGTTGGGCTCGTCCCCGGCCGCGTACCGGGCCGCCTACCGGGCGCGCCGCCCGCAGGGCGACGGGGTGCCGCCGGTCGCCGAGCCGGTCGTGCCGCCGCAGGGCGGGCACGGCCCCGGTCTGCGGCGTCCCGCGGCGGTCGGCGTGGGCGGCGGCGAGCCGGGCAAGCAGCACGTGGACGCGCTGACGTCCGGCCGGGCCTCGCTGCCGGGCCAGCGCAGCGCGCCGTAG
- a CDS encoding GNAT family N-acetyltransferase produces MSTTGASGIGALAFRPLDPLADAELVHRWVTHPKAAYWLMQDHRLEDVERDYTAIAAHPHHDAFLGLHDGEPAFLMERYDPAEVELVGLYDPLPGDVGMHFLVAPTDTPVHGFTRAVITAVMAELFRDPAVRRVVVEPDVRNTAVHALNEAVGFVPVDKIAKPEKEALLSVCTREAFEAAVGAAR; encoded by the coding sequence ATGAGCACCACCGGCGCCTCCGGCATAGGCGCGCTCGCGTTCCGCCCGCTCGACCCGCTCGCCGACGCCGAGCTGGTGCACCGCTGGGTGACCCACCCCAAGGCGGCGTACTGGCTGATGCAGGACCACCGCCTGGAGGACGTCGAGCGGGACTACACGGCCATCGCCGCGCACCCGCACCACGACGCCTTCCTCGGCCTCCACGACGGGGAGCCGGCGTTCCTGATGGAGCGCTACGACCCCGCCGAGGTCGAGCTGGTCGGCCTGTACGACCCGCTCCCCGGCGACGTGGGCATGCACTTCCTGGTCGCCCCGACCGACACGCCCGTCCACGGCTTCACCCGCGCGGTGATCACCGCCGTGATGGCCGAGCTGTTCCGCGACCCGGCCGTGAGGCGGGTCGTCGTCGAGCCGGACGTGCGCAACACCGCCGTCCACGCCCTCAACGAGGCCGTCGGCTTCGTCCCGGTCGACAAGATCGCCAAGCCGGAGAAGGAGGCCCTGCTGAGCGTCTGCACCCGCGAGGCGTTCGAGGCCGCCGTGGGAGCCGCCCGATGA
- a CDS encoding DUF2332 domain-containing protein — MDVAEQYRRFVVREVRGHSAVYEETAERIAGDPELIALIEGLPQPKRQPNLLLASVRFLGGPVGDYPVFRTWLITHWDRVRATVLRHRTQTNEAGRCAVLLPLLASLPQPLALIEVGASAGLCLYPDRYRYRYDERPPLGPADSPVSLPCRTTGPVPFPERPPSVVWRAGVDLNPLDVRDADQVRWLECLIWPEQTHRLDRLRDAVRIVRAEPPHLVRGDLNRTVRELVARVPRGATPVVFHSAVMPYLSDAEREAFTETVRSLPGHWISNESPRLFPSVEARLPRAVSADRAVFALALDERPVALGSPHGQWLEWFD, encoded by the coding sequence ATGGACGTTGCAGAGCAGTACAGGCGCTTCGTGGTGAGAGAGGTCCGCGGGCACTCCGCGGTCTACGAGGAGACGGCGGAGCGGATCGCCGGCGACCCGGAGCTGATCGCCCTGATCGAGGGGCTGCCCCAGCCGAAGCGGCAGCCGAACCTGCTGCTGGCGTCCGTGCGGTTCCTGGGCGGACCCGTCGGGGACTACCCGGTCTTCCGGACGTGGCTCATCACCCACTGGGACCGTGTGCGCGCGACCGTGCTGCGGCACCGCACGCAGACCAACGAGGCCGGCCGGTGCGCCGTGCTGCTGCCGCTCCTGGCGTCCCTGCCCCAGCCGCTCGCCCTGATCGAGGTGGGCGCCTCGGCGGGCCTGTGCCTGTACCCGGACCGGTACCGGTACCGGTACGACGAGCGCCCCCCGCTCGGCCCGGCCGACAGCCCCGTCTCCCTGCCCTGCCGCACCACCGGCCCCGTGCCCTTCCCCGAGCGGCCGCCTTCCGTCGTCTGGCGGGCCGGCGTCGACCTGAACCCGCTCGACGTCCGCGACGCCGACCAGGTCCGCTGGCTGGAGTGCCTGATCTGGCCGGAGCAGACCCACCGGCTCGACCGGCTGCGCGACGCCGTCCGGATCGTCCGGGCCGAGCCCCCGCACCTGGTCCGCGGCGACCTCAACCGGACGGTGCGGGAGCTGGTCGCCCGAGTGCCCCGGGGCGCCACGCCGGTGGTCTTCCACAGCGCGGTGATGCCCTACCTGTCCGACGCGGAGCGGGAGGCCTTCACCGAGACGGTGCGGAGCCTGCCCGGCCACTGGATCTCCAACGAGTCGCCGCGCCTCTTCCCGTCCGTGGAGGCGCGGCTGCCCCGCGCGGTGTCCGCGGACCGCGCGGTCTTCGCCCTGGCCCTGGACGAGCGGCCGGTGGCCCTCGGCAGCCCGCACGGCCAGTGGCTGGAGTGGTTCGACTGA
- a CDS encoding universal stress protein: MAGHELPEPADRRRIADSAVDPLAAADARHACDPAFRHGVVVGFDGSTSSERALAYAVGMARRSGSGLIIVHVANRLPTTVWAGCEPPVFVDVPDHRTELLGLELACADHLSEVPWILVERGGDICHELEEVGREYCADAIVVGSTQGVVGRVFGSVAGRLARRAQRPVVVIP; the protein is encoded by the coding sequence ATGGCCGGTCACGAACTCCCCGAACCAGCCGACCGCAGGCGGATCGCCGATTCGGCGGTGGACCCCCTGGCGGCGGCAGACGCGCGTCACGCGTGTGACCCCGCTTTCCGGCACGGCGTCGTGGTCGGCTTCGACGGGTCGACCTCCAGCGAGCGGGCGCTCGCGTACGCGGTCGGCATGGCGCGCCGCTCCGGCTCCGGTCTGATCATCGTGCACGTCGCGAACCGGCTCCCCACGACCGTGTGGGCCGGCTGCGAGCCCCCGGTCTTCGTCGACGTGCCCGACCACCGCACCGAGCTCCTGGGGCTGGAGCTGGCCTGCGCCGACCATCTGTCCGAGGTGCCCTGGATCCTCGTCGAGCGCGGCGGCGACATCTGCCACGAGCTGGAGGAGGTCGGCCGGGAGTACTGCGCCGACGCCATCGTCGTCGGCTCCACGCAGGGCGTCGTCGGGCGCGTCTTCGGCTCCGTCGCCGGCCGGCTCGCGCGCCGTGCGCAGCGGCCCGTCGTCGTCATCCCGTAG
- the glmS gene encoding glutamine--fructose-6-phosphate transaminase (isomerizing), translated as MCGIVGYIGKRDVAPLLLEGLQRLEYRGYDSAGVVITGPKSSGLKMVKAKGRVRDLEARVPKRFAGTTGIAHTRWATHGAPSDHNAHPHMDPENKVAVVHNGIVDNAAELRAKLEADGVVFASETDTEVLTHLIARSQATTLEEKVREALKVVEGTYGVAVLHADFNDRIVVARNGSPVVLGIGEKEMFVASDVAALVAHTRQVVTLDDGEMATLKADDFRTYTTTGTRTTATPETVEWEAASYDMGGHDTYMHKEISEQPDAVDRVLRGRIDDRFSTVHLGGLNLDAREARTIRRIKILGCGTSYHAGMIGAGLIESMARIPADAEPASEFRYRNPVVDPDTLYIAVSQSGETYDVLAAVQELKRKGARVLGVVNVVGSAIAREADGGVYVHAGPEVCVVSTKCFTNTVVAFALLALHLGRIRDLSVTDGRRIIEGLRRLPEQISEILELEDEIKELAAEYAGAQSMMFIGRVRGYPVALEASLKLKEISYIHAEAYPASELKHGPLALIEPALPTVAIVPDDALLEKNRAALEEIKARSGRILAVAHREQEKADHTIVVPKNEDELDPILMGIPLQLFAYHTALAMGRDIDKPRNLAKSVTVE; from the coding sequence ATGTGCGGAATCGTCGGTTACATCGGCAAGCGCGACGTCGCCCCGCTGCTGCTGGAGGGTCTGCAGCGGCTGGAGTACCGCGGGTACGACTCCGCGGGCGTCGTGATCACCGGCCCGAAGTCCTCGGGCCTGAAGATGGTCAAGGCCAAGGGCCGCGTCCGCGACCTGGAGGCGCGCGTCCCCAAGCGCTTCGCCGGCACCACCGGCATCGCCCACACCCGCTGGGCCACCCACGGCGCGCCGAGCGACCACAACGCGCACCCGCACATGGACCCCGAGAACAAGGTCGCGGTCGTCCACAACGGCATCGTCGACAACGCCGCCGAGCTGCGCGCCAAGCTGGAGGCGGACGGCGTCGTCTTCGCGTCGGAGACGGACACCGAGGTCCTCACCCACCTGATCGCCCGCTCCCAGGCGACCACCCTGGAGGAGAAGGTCCGCGAGGCGCTGAAGGTCGTCGAGGGCACCTACGGCGTCGCCGTGCTGCACGCCGACTTCAACGACCGCATCGTGGTCGCCCGCAACGGCTCCCCGGTCGTCCTCGGCATCGGCGAGAAGGAGATGTTCGTCGCCTCCGACGTCGCCGCCCTGGTCGCCCACACCCGTCAGGTCGTCACCCTGGACGACGGCGAGATGGCCACGCTGAAGGCCGACGACTTCCGCACGTACACCACGACGGGCACGCGGACCACCGCCACCCCGGAGACCGTGGAGTGGGAGGCCGCCTCCTACGACATGGGCGGCCACGACACGTACATGCACAAGGAGATCTCCGAGCAGCCCGACGCGGTGGACCGCGTGCTGCGCGGCCGCATCGACGACCGGTTCTCCACCGTCCACCTGGGCGGCCTGAACCTGGACGCCCGCGAGGCCCGCACGATCCGCCGGATCAAGATCCTGGGCTGCGGCACCTCGTACCACGCCGGCATGATCGGCGCCGGGCTCATCGAGTCCATGGCGCGCATCCCCGCCGACGCCGAGCCGGCCTCCGAGTTCCGCTACCGCAACCCGGTCGTCGACCCCGACACCCTCTACATCGCCGTCTCCCAGTCCGGTGAGACCTACGACGTGCTGGCCGCCGTCCAGGAGCTGAAGCGCAAGGGCGCCCGCGTCCTCGGCGTCGTCAACGTCGTCGGCTCGGCCATCGCCCGCGAGGCCGACGGCGGCGTGTACGTCCACGCCGGGCCGGAGGTCTGCGTGGTCTCCACCAAGTGCTTCACCAACACGGTCGTCGCCTTCGCGCTGCTCGCCCTCCACCTCGGCCGCATCCGCGACCTGTCCGTCACGGACGGCAGGCGGATCATCGAGGGCCTGCGCAGGCTGCCGGAGCAGATCAGCGAGATCCTCGAGCTGGAGGACGAGATCAAGGAGCTGGCCGCCGAGTACGCGGGCGCCCAGTCGATGATGTTCATCGGCCGGGTGCGCGGCTACCCGGTGGCGCTGGAGGCCTCCCTGAAGCTCAAGGAGATCTCGTACATCCACGCCGAGGCGTACCCGGCGTCCGAGCTGAAGCACGGCCCGCTGGCGCTGATCGAGCCGGCGCTGCCGACCGTCGCGATCGTCCCGGACGACGCTCTGCTGGAGAAGAACCGCGCCGCGCTGGAGGAGATCAAGGCCCGCAGCGGCCGCATCCTCGCCGTCGCGCACCGGGAGCAGGAGAAGGCCGACCACACGATCGTGGTGCCGAAGAACGAGGACGAGCTGGACCCGATCCTCATGGGCATCCCGCTCCAGCTGTTCGCCTACCACACGGCCCTCGCCATGGGCCGCGACATCGACAAGCCGCGCAACCTCGCCAAGTCCGTCACGGTCGAGTAA
- a CDS encoding IucA/IucC family siderophore biosynthesis protein: protein MNTADHRTADAVAHLTPERWAHANRLLVRKALAEFSHERLLDPQPLGEGRYRVLSDDGATEYRFTAGRFALDHWQVYADSVSRHRDGAELPLDALEFVIELRGALGLSDEILPVYLEEISSTLAGTAYKSAKPRVTAAELAKSDFQAVETGMTEGHPCFVANNGRLGFGGDEYHAYAPEAASPLRLVWLAAHRDRTAFTAGEDVEYDTFIRSELGDEAVDRFARTLAGRGLDMADYLLVPVHPWQWWNKLTVTFAAEIARQRLVYLGEGDDAYLAQQSIRTFFNTSDPAKHYVKTALSVLNMGFMRGLSAAYMEATPAINDWLAKLIDRDEVLRAARFSIIRERAAVGYRHLEYEAATDRYSPYRKMLAALWRESPVPSLEPGQRLATMASLLHTDHEGASFAGALIAESGLAPDRWLRRYLDAYLLPILHTFYAYDLAWMPHGENVILVIEGGTVQRAIFKDIAEEIVVMDPDAVLPPAVERIRAEVPEDQKALSVFTDVFDCFFRFLGATLDAEGVLDEGMFWATVAECVTAYQKSRPELAERFARYDLFAEEFALSCLNRLQLRDNRQMVDLADPSAALQLVGTLRNPLAGHRP, encoded by the coding sequence ATGAACACCGCCGACCACCGCACGGCCGACGCCGTCGCCCACCTCACCCCCGAGCGCTGGGCGCACGCCAACCGCCTCCTCGTCCGCAAGGCGCTGGCCGAGTTCTCCCACGAGCGGCTGCTCGACCCGCAGCCGCTGGGCGAGGGCCGCTACCGGGTCCTCAGCGACGACGGCGCCACCGAGTACCGCTTCACCGCCGGCCGGTTCGCCCTGGACCACTGGCAGGTGTACGCCGACTCCGTCAGCCGCCACCGCGACGGCGCCGAGCTGCCGCTCGACGCGCTGGAGTTCGTCATCGAGCTGCGCGGCGCGCTGGGCCTGAGCGACGAGATCCTCCCCGTGTACCTGGAGGAGATCTCCTCGACGCTCGCCGGCACGGCGTACAAGTCCGCCAAGCCCCGGGTGACCGCCGCCGAGCTGGCGAAGTCGGACTTCCAGGCCGTCGAGACGGGCATGACCGAGGGCCACCCCTGCTTCGTCGCCAACAACGGCCGCCTCGGCTTCGGCGGCGACGAGTACCACGCCTACGCGCCGGAGGCGGCGAGCCCGCTGCGGCTCGTCTGGCTGGCCGCGCACCGGGACCGCACCGCCTTCACGGCCGGCGAGGACGTCGAGTACGACACGTTCATCCGGTCCGAACTGGGCGACGAGGCCGTCGACCGCTTCGCCCGCACGCTCGCCGGGCGGGGCCTGGACATGGCCGACTACCTGCTGGTGCCGGTCCACCCCTGGCAGTGGTGGAACAAGCTGACGGTGACCTTCGCCGCGGAGATCGCCCGGCAGCGGCTGGTGTACCTCGGCGAGGGCGACGACGCGTACCTGGCCCAGCAGTCGATCCGCACCTTCTTCAACACCTCCGACCCGGCCAAGCACTACGTCAAGACGGCCCTGTCCGTGCTGAACATGGGCTTCATGCGGGGCCTGTCCGCCGCGTACATGGAGGCCACCCCCGCCATCAACGACTGGCTGGCGAAGCTGATCGACCGGGACGAGGTGCTGCGCGCGGCCCGCTTCTCGATCATCCGGGAGCGCGCGGCGGTCGGCTACCGGCACCTGGAGTACGAGGCGGCCACCGACCGGTACTCGCCGTACCGCAAGATGCTGGCCGCGCTGTGGCGGGAGAGCCCGGTGCCGTCCCTCGAACCGGGGCAGCGGCTGGCCACCATGGCGTCGCTGCTGCACACCGACCACGAGGGCGCCTCGTTCGCGGGCGCGCTGATCGCGGAGTCGGGGCTCGCCCCCGACCGGTGGCTGCGCCGCTACCTCGACGCGTACCTGCTGCCGATCCTGCACACCTTCTACGCGTACGACCTGGCGTGGATGCCGCACGGCGAGAACGTGATCCTCGTCATCGAGGGCGGCACGGTCCAGCGGGCGATCTTCAAGGACATCGCCGAGGAGATCGTCGTCATGGACCCGGACGCGGTGCTGCCGCCGGCCGTGGAGCGCATCCGGGCCGAGGTCCCCGAGGATCAGAAGGCGCTGTCGGTCTTCACGGACGTCTTCGACTGCTTCTTCCGCTTCCTGGGCGCCACGCTGGACGCCGAGGGCGTGCTGGACGAGGGGATGTTCTGGGCGACGGTCGCCGAGTGCGTCACGGCGTACCAGAAGTCGCGTCCGGAGCTGGCGGAGCGGTTCGCCCGGTACGACCTCTTCGCGGAGGAGTTCGCGCTCTCCTGCCTGAACCGGCTCCAGCTGCGCGACAACCGGCAGATGGTGGACCTGGCGGACCCGTCGGCGGCGCTCCAGCTGGTCGGGACGCTGCGCAACCCGCTCGCCGGACACCGCCCGTAG
- a CDS encoding dienelactone hydrolase family protein — MTSPRTLRTAAAAALLLALTPAPAVAQAQPAATAAPAVAQAQPAAAPQSVRGVLLPRPTGASPVGRETLHLVDRSRADLWVPERPRELMVDLYYPARSAAGTPAPYAGPREAWLLLEDAGGGDPGALAKLSATRTHSVAGARPQRGKHPLVVLSPGFGGPRYTLTTLAEDLASRGYVVALVDHAHESLGTVFPGGRVLTCVACEKAETLEDMRKATVQRGQDVSFLLDRLTGPRPAWRHAAVVDRKRIGASGHSLGGAAAASVMAQDARVLAGVNMDGTFGDPVPAGGLGGRPFMMLGTHTDVHLPGGEDASWGEAWRNLDGWKRWISVEGTDHLTFSDAPLLFDQLGIPYDSPTPSTIRPERAVELVRAYTAAFFDLHLRGIPQPLLDGPAAADPEVHFNAPAD; from the coding sequence ATGACGTCGCCACGCACCCTGCGTACGGCCGCCGCCGCGGCCCTCCTCCTCGCCCTCACCCCCGCTCCGGCGGTCGCCCAGGCCCAGCCCGCCGCCACCGCCGCTCCGGCGGTCGCCCAGGCCCAGCCCGCCGCCGCCCCGCAGTCCGTCCGGGGGGTGCTGCTGCCCCGGCCCACCGGCGCCTCCCCGGTCGGACGGGAGACCCTCCACCTCGTCGACCGGTCGCGCGCCGACCTGTGGGTGCCCGAGCGGCCCCGCGAGCTGATGGTGGACCTGTACTACCCGGCGCGGTCCGCCGCCGGCACCCCCGCCCCGTACGCGGGCCCGCGCGAGGCGTGGCTGCTGCTGGAGGACGCGGGGGGCGGCGACCCCGGCGCCCTCGCCAAGCTGAGCGCCACCCGCACCCACAGCGTCGCGGGTGCCCGCCCGCAGCGCGGCAAGCACCCGCTCGTCGTCCTGTCGCCCGGCTTCGGCGGGCCCCGGTACACGCTGACCACCCTCGCCGAGGACCTCGCCAGCCGGGGCTACGTCGTCGCCCTCGTGGACCACGCCCACGAGTCGCTGGGCACGGTCTTCCCCGGCGGCCGGGTGCTCACCTGTGTGGCCTGCGAGAAGGCCGAGACGCTGGAGGACATGCGCAAGGCGACCGTGCAGCGCGGCCAGGACGTCTCGTTCCTGCTGGACCGGCTGACCGGGCCGCGCCCCGCCTGGCGGCACGCCGCCGTCGTCGACCGCAAGCGGATCGGCGCCTCCGGCCACTCCCTCGGCGGCGCGGCCGCCGCTTCCGTGATGGCGCAGGACGCGCGCGTGCTGGCCGGCGTCAACATGGACGGCACGTTCGGCGACCCCGTACCGGCCGGCGGGCTCGGCGGGCGGCCCTTCATGATGCTCGGCACCCACACCGACGTGCACCTGCCCGGCGGCGAGGACGCCAGCTGGGGCGAGGCGTGGCGGAACCTCGACGGCTGGAAGCGCTGGATCAGCGTGGAGGGCACCGACCACCTGACGTTCTCCGACGCGCCGCTCCTCTTCGACCAGCTCGGCATCCCGTACGACTCGCCCACCCCGTCGACGATCCGGCCCGAGCGGGCGGTGGAGCTGGTCCGCGCCTACACGGCGGCCTTCTTCGACCTCCACCTGCGCGGAATTCCGCAGCCGCTGCTCGACGGCCCCGCGGCGGCCGACCCCGAGGTGCACTTCAACGCCCCGGCCGACTGA
- the orn gene encoding oligoribonuclease, with protein sequence MNDRMVWIDCEMTGLSLADDALIEVAALVTDSELNVLGEGVDIVVRPPDAALETMPDVVREMHTASGLLDELAGGTTLADAEARVMAYVREHVKEPGRAPLCGNSVGTDRGFLARDMPALEKYLHYRIVDVSSVKELARRWYPRAYYNSPEKNGSHRALSDIRESIAELRYYREAIFVPQPGPDSDTAKTIAARHVLPAEPAG encoded by the coding sequence ATGAACGATCGCATGGTGTGGATCGACTGCGAGATGACCGGGCTCTCGCTGGCGGACGACGCACTCATCGAGGTGGCCGCGCTGGTCACCGACTCGGAACTGAACGTGCTCGGCGAAGGCGTGGACATCGTCGTCCGCCCGCCGGACGCGGCGCTGGAGACGATGCCGGACGTGGTGCGCGAGATGCACACCGCTTCCGGGCTCCTCGACGAGCTCGCGGGCGGCACCACCCTCGCGGACGCGGAGGCGCGGGTCATGGCGTACGTCCGCGAGCACGTCAAGGAGCCCGGCAGGGCGCCGCTGTGCGGCAACTCCGTCGGCACCGACCGGGGCTTCCTCGCGCGGGACATGCCCGCGCTGGAGAAGTACCTCCACTACCGGATCGTCGACGTCTCCTCCGTCAAGGAGCTGGCGCGCCGCTGGTATCCGAGGGCGTACTACAACAGCCCGGAGAAGAACGGCAGCCACCGGGCGCTCTCCGACATCCGCGAGTCCATCGCGGAGCTGCGGTACTACCGCGAGGCGATCTTCGTCCCGCAGCCCGGCCCCGACTCGGACACGGCGAAGACCATCGCGGCCCGCCACGTCCTCCCCGCGGAACCCGCCGGATAG